The Pantoea nemavictus genome includes a region encoding these proteins:
- a CDS encoding DinI-like family protein: MFVELIYDKRNVAGLPGAREMILQELEKRVQRVFPDIEVRVKPMERNAIDTDMSKNDKATIARIVEEMFDEAEMWLVAD; encoded by the coding sequence ATGTTTGTGGAACTGATTTACGATAAGCGCAATGTGGCCGGATTACCGGGCGCACGCGAGATGATTTTGCAGGAGTTGGAAAAGCGTGTACAGCGCGTCTTTCCCGATATTGAGGTGCGCGTCAAACCAATGGAACGGAACGCGATTGATACCGATATGAGTAAGAACGATAAAGCGACGATTGCGCGGATTGTTGAAGAGATGTTCGATGAAGCGGAAATGTGGCTGGTGGCCGATTAG
- a CDS encoding DUF6388 family protein: MKTPEEYYAQARTMFFAAHPDFQSALDEFTESDARQANLSLAQLRAWHAERIYAAFLRQKKLDGMLFSIQLAEPDKAVAADAIEKYLKSHAEALGMTWEEFCIKNEL, from the coding sequence ATGAAAACCCCAGAAGAGTATTACGCTCAGGCGCGTACCATGTTTTTCGCCGCCCACCCCGATTTTCAGTCTGCACTGGATGAATTCACCGAGAGCGATGCGCGCCAGGCGAACCTGTCGCTGGCCCAATTACGCGCGTGGCACGCTGAACGCATCTACGCCGCGTTTCTGCGTCAGAAGAAGCTGGATGGCATGCTGTTTTCCATTCAGTTGGCCGAACCGGATAAAGCCGTTGCCGCCGATGCCATTGAAAAATATCTGAAATCTCATGCCGAAGCTTTGGGCATGACGTGGGAAGAGTTCTGCATCAAGAACGAGCTTTAA
- the yedD gene encoding lipoprotein YedD, with protein MKKWMILAALALSGCAQISNYDQAVKTPAPLELQGNWQTVGPQSKLISKQAMGSLIISAEGDTLDCRQWQRVIAKPGKLTRLGDDWVNVTRQVRVMPLKLESGELRYDGLRLRKVDRPTVECQQALDEVAANPNARVIQDIEPQIMQPVSVSSKPAQ; from the coding sequence ATGAAAAAGTGGATGATACTGGCCGCGCTGGCGTTGAGTGGTTGTGCGCAGATCAGCAATTATGACCAGGCCGTGAAAACCCCGGCACCGCTGGAACTGCAGGGCAACTGGCAAACCGTTGGCCCGCAAAGCAAGTTGATCAGCAAGCAGGCGATGGGCAGCCTGATTATCAGTGCCGAAGGCGATACGCTGGATTGCCGCCAGTGGCAGCGCGTAATTGCTAAACCGGGCAAATTAACGCGCCTGGGCGATGATTGGGTCAACGTGACGCGTCAGGTGCGCGTGATGCCGCTGAAGCTGGAGAGCGGTGAGCTGCGTTACGACGGTTTACGCCTGCGTAAAGTGGATCGCCCAACCGTTGAGTGCCAGCAGGCGCTGGACGAAGTTGCCGCCAATCCGAATGCGCGAGTCATTCAGGATATCGAACCGCAGATTATGCAGCCGGTTTCGGTGTCGTCTAAACCGGCACAATAA
- the fliS gene encoding flagellar export chaperone FliS: MYSATGTQAYAKIGVESSVMSANQQQLITLLFDGAISALVRARLFMQDNNIQGKGNSISKAINIIEGGLKQGLDEQAGDDLTDNLLGLYAYMVRRLVQANLRNDVEALEEVEGLLRNIADAWKEVVQPQHLQDAV; encoded by the coding sequence ATGTATAGCGCTACAGGCACCCAAGCCTACGCAAAAATCGGGGTGGAGAGCTCAGTGATGAGCGCCAATCAACAGCAGCTGATTACCTTGCTGTTTGACGGTGCGATCAGCGCACTGGTCCGCGCCCGCCTGTTTATGCAGGACAACAATATCCAGGGAAAAGGTAACTCGATTTCCAAGGCCATTAACATCATCGAAGGCGGACTGAAACAGGGCCTCGATGAGCAAGCAGGCGATGACCTTACCGACAACCTGTTAGGCCTTTACGCCTATATGGTTCGCCGTCTGGTTCAGGCTAATCTGCGTAATGATGTCGAAGCCCTCGAAGAAGTTGAAGGTCTTCTGCGCAATATTGCTGATGCCTGGAAAGAAGTCGTACAACCTCAACACCTTCAGGACGCCGTTTAA
- the iraP gene encoding anti-adapter protein IraP — MRQLVIDILLKMAKMDVEAKELVAQVEAQSLLIAALLIQAKENNSLTISETVQEAIVTASRASQEFLQSDVDLLLTHVNRLLAVASYIEIKGIEREG; from the coding sequence ATGCGCCAACTGGTTATCGATATCTTGCTGAAAATGGCAAAAATGGATGTGGAGGCAAAGGAGCTGGTGGCGCAGGTTGAGGCGCAGTCATTACTGATTGCGGCACTGCTGATTCAGGCTAAAGAGAACAACTCGCTGACCATTTCCGAAACGGTACAAGAGGCCATTGTGACGGCTTCGCGTGCATCGCAGGAGTTTCTACAATCGGATGTTGATCTGCTGCTCACACACGTTAATCGTCTGCTGGCGGTGGCAAGCTACATTGAAATTAAAGGGATAGAGCGGGAAGGGTAG
- the fliT gene encoding flagella biosynthesis regulatory protein FliT: MNIAPPLITVYQQLLDLSHGMLRLAADGEWDDLITKEVDYVSAVQRLAQTTEAAAPSRQLQEQLRPVLRHILDNESEVKRLLQLRMDELTQLVGQSSMQKSVMSAYGKQGSVYLPQG, from the coding sequence ATGAACATTGCACCGCCACTGATCACCGTTTACCAACAGTTACTCGACCTCAGCCATGGAATGCTGCGTTTGGCAGCAGACGGCGAATGGGATGATTTGATTACCAAGGAAGTGGATTATGTCAGTGCGGTGCAAAGACTGGCGCAAACAACCGAAGCCGCCGCACCGTCGCGCCAGCTGCAAGAGCAGCTGCGTCCGGTGTTACGCCATATCCTCGATAATGAGAGCGAAGTGAAGCGTCTGCTGCAACTGCGTATGGATGAGCTGACGCAGCTGGTGGGGCAATCATCGATGCAGAAATCGGTGATGAGCGCGTACGGTAAGCAAGGTAGCGTGTATTTGCCGCAGGGTTGA
- a CDS encoding ABC transporter substrate-binding protein: MRKLLAMLLATPLLSQAATTLNIATIANGDMTIMQQLSTRYEQQHPDVKLQWHVMDDGALRQAVLSAMNSGQPQFDVITVGTYEAPLWGEKGWLAPLNTLPADYVSDDLIAPVRKALSWQQTLYALPFYGESSMTYYRKDLFAAKGLTMPDNPDWTDIKNFAAKLTNKQQGIYGLCLRGQPGWGDNVALLTTMANAYGAQWFDENWQPTLNSAEWREALGDYLQMVKQDGPPDTVNNSFGQILRLTAQGKCAMWIDSTVAAGLLVNPQISLVADKLAFAPAPGGITRNGSNWLWSWALAVPAHTPNRDAAIAFISWATSKQYIQQVADTVGWGAVPPGSRNSTYQQPSYQRLAPYAAQVRAAIESATVEQPTLNPVPYQGVQYVSIPGFDQMGNAVGQNLADMLSGKLTLDETLAKNQQDVTRIYQQLH; this comes from the coding sequence ATGCGTAAACTTCTCGCGATGTTACTGGCCACGCCGCTGCTGAGTCAGGCGGCAACCACGCTGAACATCGCCACCATCGCCAACGGCGATATGACCATCATGCAGCAGCTCTCTACGCGTTATGAACAGCAACATCCCGACGTCAAACTGCAGTGGCACGTGATGGATGATGGCGCGCTGCGTCAGGCGGTGCTGTCGGCGATGAACAGCGGCCAGCCGCAGTTTGACGTGATTACCGTTGGCACCTATGAAGCGCCGCTGTGGGGCGAAAAAGGCTGGCTGGCGCCGCTGAATACGCTGCCGGCGGATTACGTTAGCGATGATCTCATCGCTCCGGTACGCAAAGCGCTGTCGTGGCAGCAAACCCTGTATGCCCTGCCGTTCTACGGCGAAAGCAGCATGACCTATTACCGCAAAGACCTGTTTGCGGCAAAAGGCCTAACCATGCCCGATAATCCTGACTGGACCGACATCAAAAACTTCGCCGCGAAGCTGACCAACAAGCAGCAAGGCATTTACGGCCTGTGCTTGCGCGGTCAGCCTGGCTGGGGCGATAACGTTGCGCTCCTCACCACCATGGCCAACGCCTATGGCGCGCAGTGGTTCGATGAGAACTGGCAACCCACGCTCAACTCTGCGGAGTGGCGCGAAGCGCTCGGCGATTACTTGCAGATGGTGAAACAGGACGGGCCGCCGGATACGGTGAACAACAGCTTTGGCCAGATTTTGCGTCTGACAGCACAGGGCAAGTGCGCGATGTGGATCGACAGTACGGTGGCAGCCGGTCTGCTGGTTAATCCGCAGATTTCATTGGTGGCGGATAAGCTGGCCTTTGCCCCTGCGCCGGGCGGCATCACGCGTAACGGTTCCAACTGGCTGTGGTCGTGGGCGCTGGCCGTTCCCGCACATACGCCGAATCGCGATGCGGCCATCGCTTTTATCAGCTGGGCGACGTCAAAACAGTATATTCAGCAAGTGGCGGATACCGTTGGTTGGGGCGCGGTGCCGCCGGGCAGCCGCAATTCAACCTATCAGCAGCCAAGCTATCAGCGCCTGGCACCGTATGCGGCGCAGGTGCGTGCGGCGATTGAATCGGCCACCGTCGAGCAACCAACGCTTAATCCGGTGCCCTATCAGGGCGTGCAGTACGTGAGTATTCCAGGATTTGATCAGATGGGTAATGCCGTCGGGCAGAATCTGGCGGATATGCTGAGCGGCAAACTGACGCTGGACGAAACTCTGGCGAAGAATCAACAGGACGTCACGCGCATTTATCAGCAGTTGCATTGA
- the fliD gene encoding flagellar filament capping protein FliD — translation MATISTLGIGSGLDLSTILDNLSTAEKASLTPISNQQSAYTAKLSAYGTLSSALTTFQSANTALNSADLFTATSAASSTTAFSATTSGSTIAGKYSISVTQLAQAQTLTSGVQTSNTTALGSSDASRTLSIKLADGTSKDITLTSAQTSLTGMRDAINSAGAGVSASIIKSGDGEYRLSLTASKTGEANAVSSITVTGDDTLQGIVGFDKDKTDADNPMDVSVKAQDAELTVNNVPITSSSNTISDALEGITLNLNDVTSGNQSLTITQDSSKATTAITNFVNAYNTLLDQFNSLTKYTAVDVGADTQDTSNGALLGDSTLRTIQTQIKSLLTNTSSSSSFKTLAQIGITTDPTTGELSLDADKLKTQLTSDPSGVKEMIVGDGKTTGITTKLATNLTSWLSSTGSIQSAKDGVSKTLNNLTEQYNNMNTRINNLIARYKAQFTQLDVTMSSLNSTSDYLTQQFDNMTSSSSSK, via the coding sequence ATGGCTACTATTTCTACCCTCGGTATCGGTTCAGGCCTCGATTTAAGTACCATTCTGGATAACTTGAGTACCGCAGAAAAAGCGTCATTAACGCCGATCTCCAATCAGCAGAGCGCCTATACCGCGAAGCTGAGCGCCTACGGCACCTTGTCGAGCGCGTTAACCACATTTCAGTCTGCTAACACGGCATTAAACAGCGCGGATTTGTTTACCGCCACCAGTGCAGCCAGCAGCACCACTGCATTCAGCGCCACCACGTCTGGCAGCACCATCGCCGGTAAATACAGCATTAGTGTTACGCAGCTGGCACAGGCGCAGACGCTGACTTCCGGCGTACAGACCAGCAACACCACTGCGCTGGGTAGCTCCGATGCCAGCCGTACGTTGTCGATCAAACTGGCTGACGGCACCAGCAAAGATATTACGCTAACCAGCGCTCAAACTTCGCTGACCGGCATGCGTGATGCGATAAATAGCGCCGGAGCGGGTGTAAGCGCCAGTATTATCAAAAGCGGTGATGGTGAATACCGCCTGTCGCTTACCGCGTCAAAAACCGGTGAAGCCAATGCAGTCTCTTCAATAACTGTAACTGGCGATGACACACTGCAGGGAATTGTCGGTTTTGATAAAGACAAAACCGACGCTGATAATCCGATGGACGTCAGCGTTAAGGCGCAAGATGCCGAATTAACAGTTAACAATGTCCCGATTACCAGCAGCAGCAACACCATTAGTGATGCGCTGGAAGGCATTACACTAAATCTGAATGATGTCACCAGCGGTAATCAGTCGCTGACCATTACCCAGGATTCGTCCAAAGCCACCACCGCCATCACCAACTTTGTTAATGCCTACAATACGCTGCTGGACCAGTTCAACAGCCTGACAAAATACACTGCGGTCGATGTGGGTGCGGATACCCAAGACACCAGTAATGGCGCGCTGCTTGGCGACAGTACCTTGCGTACCATTCAGACGCAGATCAAGAGCTTGCTGACCAATACTTCCAGCTCATCGAGCTTCAAAACCCTGGCGCAAATTGGTATCACTACCGATCCAACAACCGGCGAGCTGTCGTTGGATGCTGATAAGTTAAAAACCCAACTGACCAGCGATCCTTCGGGTGTTAAAGAGATGATTGTGGGAGACGGGAAAACCACCGGTATCACCACCAAACTGGCGACCAACCTGACCAGCTGGCTTTCATCTACCGGTAGCATTCAGTCAGCGAAGGATGGTGTCAGCAAGACGCTGAATAACCTGACCGAGCAATACAACAACATGAATACGCGCATCAACAATCTGATTGCGCGTTACAAAGCACAGTTTACTCAACTCGACGTCACCATGAGTTCACTGAACAGCACCAGCGATTACCTGACGCAGCAGTTCGACAATATGACCTCGAGCAGCAGTTCTAAATAG
- a CDS encoding FliC/FljB family flagellin — MAQVINTNSLSLITQNNINKNQSALSSSIERLSSGLRINSAKDDAAGQAIANRFQSNINGLTQAARNANDGISAAQTTEGALSEINNNLQRVRELTVQSQNGTNSQSDLDSIQDEIKSRLDEIDRVSGQTTFNGVNVLAKDGSMKIQVGSNDGETITIDLKKIDSSTLGLTGFNVNGSGSVANTAATKADLTAAQLDTTAAGATIAAPTEDGNGVTKYTVSAGLKESTVANVFAGLSDGAKATAVITTGFDSVATNSYTYQKDTNDFTYTGTINAADATTQSNSAKLQSFLTPKAGDTASLSVKIGNSSVDVNLASDGKITAKDGSALYIDSTGNLTQNSAGLTNANLATLDGLTKNHSAAADATTAAVAVPVDITTADGATIHLAGDTAAATEPATGVAGAITVTNARISADALQSATKGVAYTIDVAGDGATTTVGDIQVAANGTVKTTADGTNFSAAFTKADGTLTTSNEQEIFLQKDGSVTNGSGKAIFKDAAGKFTTDAATTAATTADPLKALDDAISSIDKFRSSLGAIQNRLDSAVTNLNNTTTNLSEAQSRIQDADYAVEVSNMSKAQIIQQAGNSVLAKANQVPQQVLSLLQG; from the coding sequence ATGGCCCAAGTCATTAATACCAACAGCCTCTCGCTGATCACTCAGAACAACATCAACAAAAACCAGTCTGCTCTGTCTTCTTCAATCGAGCGTCTGTCTTCTGGTCTTCGTATTAACAGCGCTAAAGATGACGCAGCGGGCCAGGCCATTGCTAACCGCTTCCAGTCAAACATCAACGGCCTGACTCAGGCAGCGCGTAACGCCAACGACGGCATCTCAGCAGCGCAGACCACTGAAGGCGCGCTGTCAGAAATCAACAACAACTTACAACGTGTTCGTGAACTGACCGTACAGTCTCAGAACGGCACCAATAGCCAGTCTGACCTGGACTCAATTCAGGACGAAATCAAATCCCGTCTGGACGAAATCGACCGCGTATCCGGTCAGACTACTTTCAACGGCGTGAACGTGCTGGCGAAAGACGGCTCAATGAAAATTCAGGTTGGTTCTAACGATGGTGAAACTATCACTATTGACCTGAAAAAAATCGATTCTTCTACTTTGGGCCTGACTGGCTTCAACGTAAACGGTTCTGGTTCAGTAGCGAATACTGCAGCAACTAAAGCTGACCTTACTGCTGCTCAACTTGATACTACAGCAGCTGGCGCTACTATTGCTGCTCCTACCGAAGATGGAAATGGTGTTACTAAGTACACTGTAAGCGCGGGATTGAAAGAATCAACTGTTGCTAATGTATTCGCAGGTTTAAGCGATGGAGCAAAAGCTACTGCGGTTATTACGACTGGCTTCGACTCAGTAGCAACTAACAGCTATACCTATCAAAAAGATACTAATGACTTTACCTATACTGGAACAATCAATGCAGCTGATGCTACAACGCAAAGCAATAGCGCTAAGCTCCAATCGTTCCTGACGCCTAAAGCGGGTGATACTGCGAGCTTGAGCGTAAAAATTGGTAACTCTTCTGTTGATGTAAACCTGGCAAGTGATGGTAAAATCACCGCTAAAGATGGCTCCGCTCTGTATATCGATTCTACTGGTAACCTGACTCAGAACAGCGCCGGTCTGACAAACGCAAATCTGGCAACCTTAGATGGTTTAACCAAAAACCACAGTGCTGCTGCTGACGCTACAACCGCTGCTGTGGCTGTTCCTGTTGATATTACTACTGCAGATGGGGCAACAATTCATTTAGCTGGTGACACCGCCGCTGCTACAGAGCCTGCAACTGGAGTTGCTGGTGCGATTACTGTGACTAATGCACGAATCAGCGCTGATGCTCTGCAGTCGGCTACTAAAGGTGTAGCTTACACCATTGATGTTGCTGGTGACGGTGCTACTACGACAGTCGGTGATATTCAAGTTGCTGCAAATGGCACTGTTAAAACTACTGCCGATGGCACCAATTTCAGTGCTGCTTTCACTAAAGCCGACGGTACTCTTACAACCAGCAATGAACAGGAAATCTTCCTGCAGAAAGACGGTTCTGTAACCAACGGCTCTGGCAAAGCTATCTTTAAAGACGCAGCTGGCAAATTCACCACTGATGCAGCAACCACTGCAGCAACCACTGCAGATCCACTGAAAGCGCTGGACGACGCTATCAGCAGCATCGATAAGTTCCGTTCAAGCTTGGGTGCGATCCAGAACCGTCTGGATTCAGCGGTAACTAACCTGAACAACACCACCACTAACCTGTCTGAAGCACAGTCTCGTATTCAGGATGCTGACTACGCGGTTGAAGTTTCAAACATGTCTAAAGCACAGATCATCCAGCAGGCGGGTAACTCAGTGTTGGCTAAAGCTAACCAGGTTCCACAGCAGGTTCTGTCTCTGCTGCAGGGCTAA
- a CDS encoding methyl-accepting chemotaxis protein translates to MRLTLRARLTSIVGLLCILLIVAAIWGIIGLRAADQRAQNAYQNELLPLQYSSRLYRMVQEQSSTLFDALRYWTDSSEVEKRLARIAHYGEQIAKDRQTWQQLSFDAQTKPLSQQFITHLDGWQMALKEAGELLKSGNPSAALVVIETRLRSGSQLLQQDIDQLDALMRQHAELTYQQSNSDYQLARNSLIVILLVGLSVALVFGWLLIRSINRSIGQARELAESIAAGELNHDIGTVSRDEMGELMQSLLRMDVRLAEIVREVGESASALSDAARQMADGNDDLSERTHSQASSLEQTAASMEQMTATVKHNADNAAQANELATDVRHQAERGSSVLRDAVSAMEEIESSSKRIADINRVIDEIAFQTNLLALNAAVEAARAGEQGRGFAVVAAEVRQLAQRSAGAAHEIKALIDASVGKVEAGSALVQRSGAMLNDINHGVARVVDIVGEIAVASRQQSSGIEQVNTAVIQMDGATQQNASLVQEASAASQTVSEHAGLLVEKMAFFRLQQR, encoded by the coding sequence ATGCGATTAACCCTTCGCGCGCGCCTGACATCGATTGTCGGCCTGCTGTGCATTTTACTGATTGTTGCCGCCATCTGGGGAATCATCGGACTGCGTGCCGCCGACCAGCGGGCGCAAAATGCCTACCAGAATGAGCTGTTACCGCTGCAATACTCGTCCCGCCTGTACCGCATGGTGCAGGAACAATCCTCTACCCTGTTTGATGCCCTGCGCTACTGGACCGACAGCAGCGAAGTGGAGAAACGTCTGGCACGCATTGCGCACTACGGCGAACAGATTGCGAAAGATCGTCAAACCTGGCAGCAACTGTCGTTTGATGCGCAAACCAAGCCGCTGAGCCAGCAATTTATTACCCACCTCGACGGCTGGCAAATGGCGTTGAAAGAGGCCGGCGAACTGCTGAAAAGCGGCAATCCTTCGGCGGCATTAGTGGTGATTGAAACCCGCCTGCGCAGCGGCAGCCAGCTGCTGCAGCAGGATATTGACCAGCTGGATGCGCTGATGCGCCAGCACGCAGAACTCACCTATCAGCAAAGCAACAGCGATTACCAGCTGGCGCGCAATAGCCTGATCGTGATTCTGCTGGTCGGCCTGAGCGTGGCGCTGGTGTTCGGCTGGCTGTTGATCCGCTCAATTAATCGCTCGATTGGTCAGGCACGCGAACTCGCCGAGTCGATTGCGGCCGGTGAACTGAATCATGATATCGGTACCGTTTCGCGTGATGAGATGGGCGAACTGATGCAATCGCTCTTGCGCATGGACGTGCGTCTGGCCGAGATCGTGCGCGAAGTGGGCGAAAGCGCCAGCGCGCTCAGCGATGCCGCGCGTCAGATGGCCGACGGCAATGATGATCTCTCTGAGCGTACCCATTCGCAGGCCAGTTCGCTGGAGCAAACCGCCGCCAGCATGGAGCAGATGACCGCCACGGTAAAACATAACGCCGATAACGCCGCGCAGGCCAACGAACTGGCCACCGATGTGCGTCATCAGGCCGAACGCGGCAGCAGCGTGCTGCGTGATGCGGTCAGCGCGATGGAGGAGATTGAATCCTCCAGCAAGCGTATCGCCGATATCAACCGGGTGATCGATGAAATTGCCTTCCAGACCAACCTGCTGGCGCTAAACGCGGCAGTTGAAGCGGCGCGTGCGGGTGAGCAAGGCCGTGGCTTTGCCGTAGTGGCCGCTGAAGTACGTCAGCTGGCGCAGCGATCTGCCGGTGCCGCGCACGAGATTAAAGCGTTGATTGATGCCAGCGTCGGCAAGGTGGAAGCTGGCAGCGCGCTGGTGCAGCGTTCCGGGGCCATGTTGAATGACATCAATCACGGCGTGGCGCGCGTGGTGGATATCGTCGGCGAAATTGCCGTGGCCAGCCGTCAGCAATCCAGCGGCATTGAACAGGTCAATACTGCGGTGATCCAGATGGACGGCGCTACGCAGCAGAACGCCTCGTTGGTGCAGGAAGCCAGCGCCGCCAGCCAAACCGTCAGTGAGCATGCTGGATTGCTGGTGGAGAAGATGGCCTTCTTCCGCCTGCAACAGCGCTAA